From the Manis javanica isolate MJ-LG chromosome 13, MJ_LKY, whole genome shotgun sequence genome, one window contains:
- the DACT2 gene encoding dapper homolog 2 isoform X2 has protein sequence MPAPFHRLDASQTAAPENHLRHQDIGLKTHLDQLDQQISELQLGMRRTSAEGLDSDSRPSSGFYELSDGGSCSLSASCTSVCSDRVSSLSTLLPTTLTSRPSVGDCRPRSADETTVHGAPLSAWRPQAAEEGSARPRPVSTGDLERVIAAEVGLQKASAGPRPASHLCHVLDPKYQQDLVSKGGREAYLYPSPLHAVALQSPLFALTRETPQRDSPSPPREPPPGSPGPSSIQTPQILQAGPAAAYIDRLLRLRGHRMPPRASASEQEPTGHQGPPCLKEPSGQRADSKGSPQKLACSPGSVGAGGVAPRGDAGRDSLEQWGPALLVGAPRPSSLPEEGPKPSSGCTRGESIPGAPQPGSWAPRAALSCQKGTAISLAGKAGRDSPALAPHHPACTPVVAGAGLKTGHPKKKAVKIKKGAGDLALRSGRQRPPQGTPAAPQLPPEWGLGLRRGPTLAGETPGRSCSEPRLYPMPFLIPLLVACREGHRASAQALLPLEAAPLPLATAGRETRGKQFRWLSAVEVSARARPAGIPEPSLAPRRPMARRGGGLRLRPLCARARSQLPCRGGHASSESDGSEHSAECVSLLRSTIAETSEDQASDHTTSRFGDGESSGSDLEGGARGSGHSLAWPRATPQQPPPAPARSRSLLPLVPKLCRIKASKALKKKIRRSQPATLKVMTMV, from the exons ATGCCAGCTCCTTTTCACAGGCTGGACGCCTCTCAGACGGCCGCTCCTGAG AACCACTTAAGGCACCAGGACATCGGCCTGAAAACCCACCTGGACCAGCTGGACCAGCAGATCAGCGAGCTGCAGCTGGGCATGCGCAGAACCTCCGCCGAGGGCCTGGACAGCGACAGCAGACCCAGCTCAG GCTTCTACGAGCTGAGCGACGGCGGCTCCTGCtccctgtctgcctcctgcacaTCCGTATGCAGTGACCGTGTGTCCTCCCTGAGCACCTTGCTGCCCACCACCCTGACCTCCCGGCCCAGTGTAGGGGACTGCCGGCCCCGCTCAGCTGACGAGACCACAGTACACGGGGCTCCCCTGTCTGCCTGGAGACCCCAGGCCGCCGAGGAGGGCTCAGCCAGACCCAGGCCGGTGTCCACAG GTGACCTGGAACGAGTCATAGCGGCCGAGGTGGGCCTCCAGAAAGCCAGCGCAGGACCCAGGCCTGCTTCTCACCTCTGCCACGTGCTGGACCCCAAGTACCAGCAAGACCTGGTGTCCAAAGGTGGCAGGGAGGCATACCTGTACCCCAGCCCCCTGCATGCCGTGGCCCTGCAGAGCCCTCTCTTCGCTCTGACCAGGGAGACCCCACAGAGGGACAGTCCCTCGCCCCCTAGGGAGCCCCCTCCCGGCTCCCCAGGCCCAAGCTCCATCCAGACCCCACAGATCCTTCAGGCTGGCCCAGCCGCAGCCTATATAGACAGGCTGCTGCGGCTGCGGGGCCACAGGATGCCCCCAAGGGCCAGTGCGAGTGAGCAGGAACCCACAGGGCACCAGGGGCCCCCGTGCCTGAAGGAGCCCAGCGGCCAGAGAGCAGACAGCAAGGGCAGCCCGCAGAAGCTGGCCTGCAGCCCGGGGAGCGTGGGAGCTGGAGGGGTGGCTCCAAGGGGGGACGCTGGCAGGGACAGCCTCGAGCAGTGGGGCCCTGCTCTCCTTGTGGGCGCCCCCCGCCCCAGCAGCCTCCCAGAGGAGGGGCCCAAGCCCTCAAGTGGCTGTACACGTGGGGAGAGCATTCCAGGCGCCCCTCAGCCGGGCTCCTGGGCCCCCCGGGCAGCTCTCAGCTGCCAGAAAGGCACCGCCATCTCCCTGGCAGGCAAGGCGGGCAGGGACAGCCCCGCGCTGGCCCCCCATCACCCTGCCTGCACTCCCGTCGTGGCTGGTGCAGGGCTGAAAACAGGCCACCCCAAAAAAAAGGCTGTGAAGATCAAGAAGGGGGCCGGGGACCTGGCCCTGAGATCTGGGAGGCAGCGACCACCCCAGGGCACCCCTGCAGCCCCCCAGCTGCCCCCCGAGTGGGGGCTTGGTCTCAGGAGGGGACCCACCCTGGCTGGGGAGACACCCGGCCGCTCCTGCTCTGAGCCCAGACTCTACCCGATGCCCTTCCTCATCCCCCTGCTGGTGGCCTGCCGGGAGGGCCACCGGGCGTCggcccaggccctgctccccTTGGAGGCAGCCCCCCTCCCTCTCGCCACGGCTGGCAGGGAGACCAGGGGGAAGCAGTTCAGGTGGCTGTCAGCGGTGGAGGTCTCTGCCAGGGCACGACCAGCTGGCATCCCTGAGCCCAGCCTGGCGCCCCGCCGGCCCATGGCAAGGAGAGGGGGTGGCCTGCGACTGCGACCTTTATGTGCCCGGGCCAGGTCCCAGTTGCCCTGCCGGGGCGGCCATGCCAGCAGCGAGTCGGATGGCTCAGAGCACTCGGCTGAGTGTGTGTCTCTGCTCCGCTCCACCATTGCTGAGACCAGTGAGGACCAGGCCAGCGATCACACCACCAGCCGCTTTGGGGACGGGGAGTCCAGCGGCAGTGACCTGGAGGGTGGTGCCCGGGGCAGTGGGCACAGCCTGGCCTGGCCTCGGGCCACCCCCCAACAGCCCCCACCGGCCCCCGCCAGGTCCAGGTCACTCCTGCCTCTGGTGCCAAAACTGTGCCGCATCAAAGCATCCAAGGCCCTGAAGAAGAAGATCCGCAGGTCCCAGCCGGCCACACTGAAGGTCATGACCATGGTGTAA
- the DACT2 gene encoding dapper homolog 2 isoform X1, translating into MWAPGGAPGPAGWDRRRVGARLRAALAGLHELQGLRARQQARVRGALAMLPAPAPPATRGPRAHELRLDAALTALQEQLNHLRHQDIGLKTHLDQLDQQISELQLGMRRTSAEGLDSDSRPSSGFYELSDGGSCSLSASCTSVCSDRVSSLSTLLPTTLTSRPSVGDCRPRSADETTVHGAPLSAWRPQAAEEGSARPRPVSTGDLERVIAAEVGLQKASAGPRPASHLCHVLDPKYQQDLVSKGGREAYLYPSPLHAVALQSPLFALTRETPQRDSPSPPREPPPGSPGPSSIQTPQILQAGPAAAYIDRLLRLRGHRMPPRASASEQEPTGHQGPPCLKEPSGQRADSKGSPQKLACSPGSVGAGGVAPRGDAGRDSLEQWGPALLVGAPRPSSLPEEGPKPSSGCTRGESIPGAPQPGSWAPRAALSCQKGTAISLAGKAGRDSPALAPHHPACTPVVAGAGLKTGHPKKKAVKIKKGAGDLALRSGRQRPPQGTPAAPQLPPEWGLGLRRGPTLAGETPGRSCSEPRLYPMPFLIPLLVACREGHRASAQALLPLEAAPLPLATAGRETRGKQFRWLSAVEVSARARPAGIPEPSLAPRRPMARRGGGLRLRPLCARARSQLPCRGGHASSESDGSEHSAECVSLLRSTIAETSEDQASDHTTSRFGDGESSGSDLEGGARGSGHSLAWPRATPQQPPPAPARSRSLLPLVPKLCRIKASKALKKKIRRSQPATLKVMTMV; encoded by the exons ATGTGGGCGCCTGGCGGCGCGCCGGGGCCCGCGGGCTGGGACCGCCGCAGGGTGGGAGCCCGGCTGCGCGCGGCGCTCGCGGGACTGCACGAGCTGCAGGGGCTGCGCGCCAGGCAGCAGGCGCGCGTGCGGGGCGCCCTGGCCATGCTCCCCGCGCCCGCGCCCCCAGCAACACGCGGCCCGCGCGCCCACGAGCTGCGGCTGGACGCGGCGCTGACTGCGCTGCAGGAGCAGCTG AACCACTTAAGGCACCAGGACATCGGCCTGAAAACCCACCTGGACCAGCTGGACCAGCAGATCAGCGAGCTGCAGCTGGGCATGCGCAGAACCTCCGCCGAGGGCCTGGACAGCGACAGCAGACCCAGCTCAG GCTTCTACGAGCTGAGCGACGGCGGCTCCTGCtccctgtctgcctcctgcacaTCCGTATGCAGTGACCGTGTGTCCTCCCTGAGCACCTTGCTGCCCACCACCCTGACCTCCCGGCCCAGTGTAGGGGACTGCCGGCCCCGCTCAGCTGACGAGACCACAGTACACGGGGCTCCCCTGTCTGCCTGGAGACCCCAGGCCGCCGAGGAGGGCTCAGCCAGACCCAGGCCGGTGTCCACAG GTGACCTGGAACGAGTCATAGCGGCCGAGGTGGGCCTCCAGAAAGCCAGCGCAGGACCCAGGCCTGCTTCTCACCTCTGCCACGTGCTGGACCCCAAGTACCAGCAAGACCTGGTGTCCAAAGGTGGCAGGGAGGCATACCTGTACCCCAGCCCCCTGCATGCCGTGGCCCTGCAGAGCCCTCTCTTCGCTCTGACCAGGGAGACCCCACAGAGGGACAGTCCCTCGCCCCCTAGGGAGCCCCCTCCCGGCTCCCCAGGCCCAAGCTCCATCCAGACCCCACAGATCCTTCAGGCTGGCCCAGCCGCAGCCTATATAGACAGGCTGCTGCGGCTGCGGGGCCACAGGATGCCCCCAAGGGCCAGTGCGAGTGAGCAGGAACCCACAGGGCACCAGGGGCCCCCGTGCCTGAAGGAGCCCAGCGGCCAGAGAGCAGACAGCAAGGGCAGCCCGCAGAAGCTGGCCTGCAGCCCGGGGAGCGTGGGAGCTGGAGGGGTGGCTCCAAGGGGGGACGCTGGCAGGGACAGCCTCGAGCAGTGGGGCCCTGCTCTCCTTGTGGGCGCCCCCCGCCCCAGCAGCCTCCCAGAGGAGGGGCCCAAGCCCTCAAGTGGCTGTACACGTGGGGAGAGCATTCCAGGCGCCCCTCAGCCGGGCTCCTGGGCCCCCCGGGCAGCTCTCAGCTGCCAGAAAGGCACCGCCATCTCCCTGGCAGGCAAGGCGGGCAGGGACAGCCCCGCGCTGGCCCCCCATCACCCTGCCTGCACTCCCGTCGTGGCTGGTGCAGGGCTGAAAACAGGCCACCCCAAAAAAAAGGCTGTGAAGATCAAGAAGGGGGCCGGGGACCTGGCCCTGAGATCTGGGAGGCAGCGACCACCCCAGGGCACCCCTGCAGCCCCCCAGCTGCCCCCCGAGTGGGGGCTTGGTCTCAGGAGGGGACCCACCCTGGCTGGGGAGACACCCGGCCGCTCCTGCTCTGAGCCCAGACTCTACCCGATGCCCTTCCTCATCCCCCTGCTGGTGGCCTGCCGGGAGGGCCACCGGGCGTCggcccaggccctgctccccTTGGAGGCAGCCCCCCTCCCTCTCGCCACGGCTGGCAGGGAGACCAGGGGGAAGCAGTTCAGGTGGCTGTCAGCGGTGGAGGTCTCTGCCAGGGCACGACCAGCTGGCATCCCTGAGCCCAGCCTGGCGCCCCGCCGGCCCATGGCAAGGAGAGGGGGTGGCCTGCGACTGCGACCTTTATGTGCCCGGGCCAGGTCCCAGTTGCCCTGCCGGGGCGGCCATGCCAGCAGCGAGTCGGATGGCTCAGAGCACTCGGCTGAGTGTGTGTCTCTGCTCCGCTCCACCATTGCTGAGACCAGTGAGGACCAGGCCAGCGATCACACCACCAGCCGCTTTGGGGACGGGGAGTCCAGCGGCAGTGACCTGGAGGGTGGTGCCCGGGGCAGTGGGCACAGCCTGGCCTGGCCTCGGGCCACCCCCCAACAGCCCCCACCGGCCCCCGCCAGGTCCAGGTCACTCCTGCCTCTGGTGCCAAAACTGTGCCGCATCAAAGCATCCAAGGCCCTGAAGAAGAAGATCCGCAGGTCCCAGCCGGCCACACTGAAGGTCATGACCATGGTGTAA
- the DACT2 gene encoding dapper homolog 2 isoform X3, with product MRRTSAEGLDSDSRPSSGFYELSDGGSCSLSASCTSVCSDRVSSLSTLLPTTLTSRPSVGDCRPRSADETTVHGAPLSAWRPQAAEEGSARPRPVSTGDLERVIAAEVGLQKASAGPRPASHLCHVLDPKYQQDLVSKGGREAYLYPSPLHAVALQSPLFALTRETPQRDSPSPPREPPPGSPGPSSIQTPQILQAGPAAAYIDRLLRLRGHRMPPRASASEQEPTGHQGPPCLKEPSGQRADSKGSPQKLACSPGSVGAGGVAPRGDAGRDSLEQWGPALLVGAPRPSSLPEEGPKPSSGCTRGESIPGAPQPGSWAPRAALSCQKGTAISLAGKAGRDSPALAPHHPACTPVVAGAGLKTGHPKKKAVKIKKGAGDLALRSGRQRPPQGTPAAPQLPPEWGLGLRRGPTLAGETPGRSCSEPRLYPMPFLIPLLVACREGHRASAQALLPLEAAPLPLATAGRETRGKQFRWLSAVEVSARARPAGIPEPSLAPRRPMARRGGGLRLRPLCARARSQLPCRGGHASSESDGSEHSAECVSLLRSTIAETSEDQASDHTTSRFGDGESSGSDLEGGARGSGHSLAWPRATPQQPPPAPARSRSLLPLVPKLCRIKASKALKKKIRRSQPATLKVMTMV from the exons ATGCGCAGAACCTCCGCCGAGGGCCTGGACAGCGACAGCAGACCCAGCTCAG GCTTCTACGAGCTGAGCGACGGCGGCTCCTGCtccctgtctgcctcctgcacaTCCGTATGCAGTGACCGTGTGTCCTCCCTGAGCACCTTGCTGCCCACCACCCTGACCTCCCGGCCCAGTGTAGGGGACTGCCGGCCCCGCTCAGCTGACGAGACCACAGTACACGGGGCTCCCCTGTCTGCCTGGAGACCCCAGGCCGCCGAGGAGGGCTCAGCCAGACCCAGGCCGGTGTCCACAG GTGACCTGGAACGAGTCATAGCGGCCGAGGTGGGCCTCCAGAAAGCCAGCGCAGGACCCAGGCCTGCTTCTCACCTCTGCCACGTGCTGGACCCCAAGTACCAGCAAGACCTGGTGTCCAAAGGTGGCAGGGAGGCATACCTGTACCCCAGCCCCCTGCATGCCGTGGCCCTGCAGAGCCCTCTCTTCGCTCTGACCAGGGAGACCCCACAGAGGGACAGTCCCTCGCCCCCTAGGGAGCCCCCTCCCGGCTCCCCAGGCCCAAGCTCCATCCAGACCCCACAGATCCTTCAGGCTGGCCCAGCCGCAGCCTATATAGACAGGCTGCTGCGGCTGCGGGGCCACAGGATGCCCCCAAGGGCCAGTGCGAGTGAGCAGGAACCCACAGGGCACCAGGGGCCCCCGTGCCTGAAGGAGCCCAGCGGCCAGAGAGCAGACAGCAAGGGCAGCCCGCAGAAGCTGGCCTGCAGCCCGGGGAGCGTGGGAGCTGGAGGGGTGGCTCCAAGGGGGGACGCTGGCAGGGACAGCCTCGAGCAGTGGGGCCCTGCTCTCCTTGTGGGCGCCCCCCGCCCCAGCAGCCTCCCAGAGGAGGGGCCCAAGCCCTCAAGTGGCTGTACACGTGGGGAGAGCATTCCAGGCGCCCCTCAGCCGGGCTCCTGGGCCCCCCGGGCAGCTCTCAGCTGCCAGAAAGGCACCGCCATCTCCCTGGCAGGCAAGGCGGGCAGGGACAGCCCCGCGCTGGCCCCCCATCACCCTGCCTGCACTCCCGTCGTGGCTGGTGCAGGGCTGAAAACAGGCCACCCCAAAAAAAAGGCTGTGAAGATCAAGAAGGGGGCCGGGGACCTGGCCCTGAGATCTGGGAGGCAGCGACCACCCCAGGGCACCCCTGCAGCCCCCCAGCTGCCCCCCGAGTGGGGGCTTGGTCTCAGGAGGGGACCCACCCTGGCTGGGGAGACACCCGGCCGCTCCTGCTCTGAGCCCAGACTCTACCCGATGCCCTTCCTCATCCCCCTGCTGGTGGCCTGCCGGGAGGGCCACCGGGCGTCggcccaggccctgctccccTTGGAGGCAGCCCCCCTCCCTCTCGCCACGGCTGGCAGGGAGACCAGGGGGAAGCAGTTCAGGTGGCTGTCAGCGGTGGAGGTCTCTGCCAGGGCACGACCAGCTGGCATCCCTGAGCCCAGCCTGGCGCCCCGCCGGCCCATGGCAAGGAGAGGGGGTGGCCTGCGACTGCGACCTTTATGTGCCCGGGCCAGGTCCCAGTTGCCCTGCCGGGGCGGCCATGCCAGCAGCGAGTCGGATGGCTCAGAGCACTCGGCTGAGTGTGTGTCTCTGCTCCGCTCCACCATTGCTGAGACCAGTGAGGACCAGGCCAGCGATCACACCACCAGCCGCTTTGGGGACGGGGAGTCCAGCGGCAGTGACCTGGAGGGTGGTGCCCGGGGCAGTGGGCACAGCCTGGCCTGGCCTCGGGCCACCCCCCAACAGCCCCCACCGGCCCCCGCCAGGTCCAGGTCACTCCTGCCTCTGGTGCCAAAACTGTGCCGCATCAAAGCATCCAAGGCCCTGAAGAAGAAGATCCGCAGGTCCCAGCCGGCCACACTGAAGGTCATGACCATGGTGTAA